CCTGCGCATTGGAGAATTGCTTGGAGCTGTCGGCGCTGGAGCCGGTGACCTCGGCGAAGATCTCGTGATCGCCGCCGACCCGGACCACGCCGCGGGTGTAATAGGTCAGCGTGTCGATCGGCTGCTGGATGACGGCCGCCCGGCCGGTGTCCCAGGCGCAGGCATATTGCGCGGTGGCGGTTGCCCACAGCACTTCGTCATAGGGCATGCCGCCGTCGACCGACGAGCAGCCCGCGCCGCCCGGAAGGTCGAGGATGTTGATCCCGCCGCCGGCACCGTTGGCGCCGTTCGGAAGGGTCAGCGTCAGGCCTTGCGTCAACGTGCCCTGCGGCGCCTGGACGGCGGCGATGGCGGTGTTGAAGATGGTCGCGATCGGGGTCCCGCGAGTGTCGATCGACAGGCCGCGCTCGGGCTGGTTGCCGTTGACGAAGTCACGCTGCGACCCGCGCAGGATGCGGTTCGAGCTGTAGGCGACCGCGCCCATGATGTTGAAGCCCTGTTCCGCCAGGTCGCCATAGCCGGCGATCCCCGACACGCGGTAGATGTTGCCCCCGCCGGCTTCGGTGACGTCGGCGAAGCCCTGGACGCCGAGGCCCTGATAATCCTTGCGGGTGATGAAGTTGATCACGCCGCCGATCGCGTCGGTGCCGTAGATGGCCGACGCGCCGTCCTTCAGCACCTCGACCCGCTCGATGGCCGCGAACGGGATCTGGTTGACGTCGACCGCCGAGCCCTGGAGCCCGTGGGCGGCGACGCGGCGGCCGTTCAGAAGCACCAAGGTCGACGCACTGCCCTGCCCGCGCAGATTGGCCGACGACAGCCCGTTGGTGCCGCGCTGGGCGCCCGACACGACGTCGGAGTTGGACGCGAGATTGTCGGCGCCATTACCGTTGGTGCTGAGGTAGCTGATCAGCTGCTCGGGATTGGAGATCCCCTCGCGGACCAGTTCCTGCGTGGTGATGATCTGCAGCGGCAGCGGGCTGTTGTTGGGGTCGCGGCGGATGCGCGAACCGGTGACCACGATTTCGCCCGAGGCATCTTCGCGGTTGCCGGCATTGGCCGGCGACACGGGGGTCTCCGCCCCGGTCGGGGTGGCCGCCGGCTCGGTGGTGTTGCCGGTCGTGCTCTGCGCCGCGGCCGGCGACGCCAGCATCAGCCCAAGCGCCATCGCGCTGCCCATCGAGAGCATTGCTGCCCGTGTCCCCAATTGACCCATGTTTTGCCCCTTGCCCCGAAACGTCATTTTTCTGTGCGCGGGATAGGAGGCAAAGCCCCGCATTCTTGCCAGTCTTTTCTTTGTCACACGGGCCCTTCGAGCCAGCTTTTCCGCCAACAGGGCCAACGCTGTTGCGGCGGCGCAACAGCAGCGGCGGTCAGCGGCTGGCGGCGACCAGTTCCAGCGCGCCATCCATCATCGCGGTGGCGCGCACATCCTCGGGGACGTCGCTGGCGAGGGCGGAGAACACCAGCGTCTCGCCGCGCGCGGTCAGCAGGTAGCCCGACACGGCGCTGGCCGCGGTCAGCGACCCGGTCTTAGCGAACAGCCGCCCCTTCAGCGCGCCGCTGGCGAAGCGCCGGCCGAGCGTCCCGTCGACCCCGCCGATCGGCAGGCTGGCCCGGAAGGCGGCGCCCCACGGCCGCCCCGCCGCCCAGCGCAGCAGGGTCACCACCCCGCGCGGGGACACACGATTGTAGGGCGACATGCCCGATCCGTCGGCCAGCGTCGCCGCCCGCTCGGGCACAGACGCGCGGTTCAGCACCTCGCGCACCGCTTCCAGCCCGCCGGCGACATTGGGCTTGCCCCGCGCCGCGCCCAGCCGGCGCAGGAGCAACTCGGCATGGACGTTCTGGCTGACCTTGTTGATGGTGGCGATATCCTCGCCCAGCGGCCCCGGCTCGGCCCGCGCGACCTCGACCGCCTGCGCTACGGCAGGGCTCGGCTGCGGCTGGTAAAGCGAAGCCACCGCACCGCCCACGCGTACCCCGCGCTCCTCCAGCATCCGCGCCAGGCGCCACGCCGCATAATGCGCCGGGTCGTCGACGCCGAGCCGGAGCACCTCCTCCGCGGCGCCCGCCACGACCGTCCCCGACAGGCGGACCTGGCGGCTGCCGGGCAGGCGCGTCACTTCCAGTG
Above is a window of Sphingomonas glaciei DNA encoding:
- the dacB gene encoding D-alanyl-D-alanine carboxypeptidase/D-alanyl-D-alanine endopeptidase, with product MRALLLAALLMASPAIAQQAPLTLQQQVEAKLAEAGPGVRFGLVVATLDGREIVSLNPDGRFVPASNTKLFTTLAAFELLPGLDQPDRDGATRVLLRPVRGKAPDVMLEGRGDARLSSAPDCQTDCLATLADAVAARTRRVGAVIGDSRAFLDERWSFGMSWNNIPTRSGTGLGALIIDGNEVALRVAPVTAGQPPRVVGGGYMEVVNEAVTVAAGKSALEVTRLPGSRQVRLSGTVVAGAAEEVLRLGVDDPAHYAAWRLARMLEERGVRVGGAVASLYQPQPSPAVAQAVEVARAEPGPLGEDIATINKVSQNVHAELLLRRLGAARGKPNVAGGLEAVREVLNRASVPERAATLADGSGMSPYNRVSPRGVVTLLRWAAGRPWGAAFRASLPIGGVDGTLGRRFASGALKGRLFAKTGSLTAASAVSGYLLTARGETLVFSALASDVPEDVRATAMMDGALELVAASR